The nucleotide window GTGTGTTGTGCGTTGGCAACTTCAGTTCCCACCGGAAGTCCGGTTTCTTTTTTTACTTGCTGAAGCCATTTCAGACCGATCGATCCAACGCCTTCAAAACTGCCTGGGCGAGTACGTGGTTTCCATACTCCACCACGAAAAATAAAAACACGTCTGTCTTTTTTTAACTGGCGAGCAGTTTCTAGAGTTTGCTCTTCAGATTCTAAACTGCAAGGACCTGAGATTAACAGTGGATTATCCAGCTGTGGTAGCCAATCTTTCATTGGTCTGATGTCTAATTCTATTCCCATCTTATTTTGTGTAAAATTTAATAATCTTCTCTTCGTTTTTTATTAATGAAGGGCTGTCTCCACCCAATATCGAGCGAATGTTGTTGGCATTTTTCATTAGCTTGTACATTCTGTCTTCGTCTTGTTCAATACTGTCTTTAAATTCGTTCAGGTGCTTAATGTAGACTTCAAGCGATTCAATAACGTAACCTTTATTTTGCTGAAAGATTGGTCCCCACATAGATGGAGTACTTTTTGCCAGTCGAACAGTAGAGCGGAAACCACCACTTGCCAAATCAAATATGATCGATCTCTTTTCCTTGTCCTGGACAGCGTTAGCTAGTGCGTAAGCGGCAGCATGTGGTAGGTGCGAAATAAATGCGGTGCTGTGGTCTTGTTCGTCAGCCGACATGTATGCGATGTCCATTCCCAACGTCTGAAACATCTTCTCCATTAGTGCCAGGTGCTGTGGTCCGCTTTTTTCATGATCGCAGATAATCGTAATTTTGTTATTGAAGAGACCTTCCAATGCAGCTTCAGGGCCGGAGTTTTCAGTTCCCGACATGGGGTGGGCTGCCACGTAGTTTCTACGTTTTTGATGGTTCTCTACCACGCGGCACAATTCTTTTTTTGTAGAGCCCATGTCGGTTACAGTTGTGCTATCGGAAACCTGATCCAGTACTTGAGGAAGCACAACCTTTATTTTATCAACCGGGATGGCAATGATAACCAGATCAGCTTTTTCAAGAGCCTTAGGCATTGTCAGAATTTCATCGACCAGACCAATTTCCTTGGCTTTCTCAGCATGTTTACTGTTCGAGTCTACGCCAATAATTGAGGTGGCAAAACCACTTTTTCGCAGGTCTTTAGCCATCGACCCTCCAATCAATCCCAACCCAATAACTGTTATATTCATCTTTCTATAGATTCGTTTGTCTAAATCTCCTGTCTTCAACTACATTCGATTTAGTGTAAAAAAAAAGATCCCAATTTCTCGGGACCTTTCTGTAATATATTTTTGAATTTAAAGCAATACACTACTGTTCGACCCCGTTGTTTGAAACGAAATAATAAAACCAGTAATAAAAAGAATTGCTAAAAATCATGGTGTGTCGTGTTAATTTGGAAGCAAATATAGCCATTTCTTTTAAAATCAAAACTTAAGCGATTGTTATTTTTCGCTTTTCTTTTTTTCTTATAACGATAAGATCCATAAGATAAGTCAGTTGCTTGTTTGTATTTTGTCTAAATAAAAACGTTGAATTATCATTTGACAAACTTTTTCGTGATTATTTGCCCGTTCTCAAATTGAAATGACAACAGATACAATCCTTTCTTTAAGTTCTCAGCATCAATTGTTTGTTGAAGTTGGTTCGAAGCTTGGTTAATCACATCCAAACGTATTTGCTGTCCATTGCTATTGAAGATGGCTATCTTAAGCTGACCAACTTTCGATTTGAAACTGCCGTTAATATATAGCTTGCTGGTTACAGGATTGGGGTAAATCATGACTTCGCCCGGTGAAAAAGTAAGTTCATCATCTGCAGTTGGCGGATCCTGGATTCTTAAATCGTCAATTGCCCATCCCCAACCGTTTGCATAAGGATCAGAGAATAGCCGGAACCGGATAAACAGCGTATCCCCTTCAGCGAAATTGCCATTTTCGGTCATCTTAAATTCACGGTTGATGTAATAGGTCGCTTTCCCTTGAGCCGATGAATTATTTCCAACTTGATTATTATTGTAGTTCATCTCCCAAGTGGCGTTTGCCCGTGAGTCATATCCATCTATTAGAGGCTGCCAGTTGCTGTTGCCTGTTTTAGATCCTTCAACAATTACATAGTCCCAAAAATCGGAATCTCCGAACTCGCTACCCTTTTCGGCGGGTTCAACCAGAACGACTTCGTTAAAAGAGATCATCGCTCGATCATCAATGATGATTGGGTATTTTAAGAGCGCTGTAAAATTGTATTCCGTATCGTCTTCATCAGGGCTTGGGTATGGGTGCGGGCTATGTAAAGCTCCATCGTCAAATAGATCTTCTATACCGATATAAAAGTCGGAGGAGATAAAATCTCGTGAATCGCTGTTGAAATCGTTCGTATAGGTTTTAACGGGGTCTTGTAATCCATCAATATGAATGGTGTAGTATTCTCCTTCG belongs to uncultured Sunxiuqinia sp. and includes:
- a CDS encoding prephenate dehydrogenase — encoded protein: MNITVIGLGLIGGSMAKDLRKSGFATSIIGVDSNSKHAEKAKEIGLVDEILTMPKALEKADLVIIAIPVDKIKVVLPQVLDQVSDSTTVTDMGSTKKELCRVVENHQKRRNYVAAHPMSGTENSGPEAALEGLFNNKITIICDHEKSGPQHLALMEKMFQTLGMDIAYMSADEQDHSTAFISHLPHAAAYALANAVQDKEKRSIIFDLASGGFRSTVRLAKSTPSMWGPIFQQNKGYVIESLEVYIKHLNEFKDSIEQDEDRMYKLMKNANNIRSILGGDSPSLIKNEEKIIKFYTK